A window from Esox lucius isolate fEsoLuc1 chromosome 16, fEsoLuc1.pri, whole genome shotgun sequence encodes these proteins:
- the cobll1b gene encoding cordon-bleu protein-like 1b isoform X1 produces MKVDSCTEGQGHSCPRDFVKPMQLDMDENGSQGTPRRRLSGSRVSTKSKAPSPPVPLKGLDSAGLSQRHSVAGYPLMAMDQKENLLDEDLTLVVVLPGGVEKMTTVHGSKPMMDLLVMLCAKYHLNPSGHTIELVTTNRNHIKFKPNALIGTLEAERILLKPKGIDDKNKKPGHQMPEATVRLVINYKKTQKTILRVSPRVPLEDLLPAICEKCEFDQQSTVLLRDAQSEDPLDLTCTLNDFAIREVYARDSKAMYSADTPVSPTTPTTPTPLGYSDTIPRSKDKIQKEKENKGLFSLFRRSKKKSEQGRTASAPASPVFPNKPRPLSMSSISAHSSTFNCSTMQSDTPKKRRAPLPPMQGSQSCPSNLSHRQRPISASESETQMDGDQMAGLSRSSESSLKRTKRKAPPPPSSPGVLVQDEPSLDGDGQPLNTLEEIVEQEETTASVVLDSTSDDYGDDSSLNLSADISLDSKIIEAGSPHLDAPDAKMDTSQPSESRDTAGEDQSCDLSSDGKLVKSTLNNTDCPHPMLRAEMDTSEHAEAGSKIPPCKAVEMGVQTCLPCEDSATQDRVKDQISTASSPTISPPPAQWGQTESQEADPLGTNLSRGQHPAAASSPSEDAQVQTDLTPPCLVSPPQQQEVPLPAKAFSFGPVSQKRDMATSTELIPADPTEAKFSSASVAPQCQKSTQSAPAPPKPSNELTRDYIPKVGMTTYTIVPQKTLEKLRYFEVALTLESPLVAKGKEVDIGSIGLQDCSSQAGLLQVTAEPKPLQSSIPREYPQPINSTATTVITTNTNTTTASESTVNGNEIEPVNSPSTPTTKLPVGDVQIPPPPSGDQAGSTAEVKERRIPPAIKPKPGSFRLPQHKRTPGYYVTSAAVKSLSTSPGQREAPGSLVTATGAAATQVLQPVEEGSFPPPPPPVHWESETSEGADVVAVELGPEERGNRRGLSPGSSPTGPPLSPGLTLEKLRGFTTPKPYTPTTPSRFAQAVSSAVRRSQSLSSGSTSPSPLSPTFNPITSRFSLVDPKGPQGPKDREEDNGLELQAEGNLNGGLARDNMTVQMAGHNDSSEQRTCGEKLKRNGATGTEPDVFP; encoded by the exons AGTGTCAACCAAGAGCAAAGCCCCATCTCCCCCAGTACCACTGAAGGGCCTGGATAGTGCTGGCCTTTCGCAGAGACACTCTGTAGCAGGATATCCGCTGATGGCCATGGACCAGAAGGAGAATCTTCTTGACGAGGACCTGACCCTGGTCGTGGTTCTGCCAGGCGGAGTGGAGAAGATGACCACTGTCCACGGCAG TAAGCCCATGATGGATTTGTTAGTGATGCTTTGTGCTAAGTACCACCTGAACCCATCAGGCCACACCATAGAACTGGTCACCACTAACAGAAATCACATCAAGTTCAAACCCAACGCTCTGATCGGGACCCTGGAGGCGGAACGGATCCTGCTCAAGCCTAAAGGAATCGATGACAAGAATAAGAAGCCTGGCCATCAGATGCCAGAG GCAACCGTCCGTCTGGTAATAAACTATAAAAAGACCCAGAAGACTATTCTAAGAGTCAGCCCTCGGGTCCCTCTTGAAGACCTCTTACCAGCTATTTGTGAGAAATGTGAATTTGACCAACAGAGCACTGTTTTATTGAGAGATGCCCAATCGGAGGATCCGTTGGATTTGACATGTACACTAAATGACTTTGCAATAAGGGAGGTCTATGCAAGAGACTCAAAAG CCATGTACTCCGCGGACACACCTGTCTCTCCTACCACCCCTACAACTCCGACACCTCTGGGTTATTCAG ACACCATTCCACGCAGTAAAGACAAAATCCAGAAGGAGAAGGAAAACAAGGGATTGTTCAGTCTATTCAGGAGAAGTAAGAAGAAATCGGAGCAG GGGAGGACTGCCAGTGCCCCGGCGTCCCCGGTCTTCCCAAACAAGCCTAGACCTCTCAGTATGAGCTCGATCAGcgcccactcctccacctttAACTGCAGCACCATGCAGTCTGACACGCCAAAAAAAAGACGGGCTCCTCTGCCCCCCATGCAGGGGTCCCAGAGCTGCCCCTCTAACCTCAGCCATCGGCAGAGACCCATCTCCGCCTCGGAGTCCGAGACCCAAATGGACGGCGACCAG ATGGCTGGTctgagtcgcagctccgaatcTTCTTTGAAGAGGACAAAGCGCAAGGCTCCACCGCCACCCTCCTCTCCTGGAGTGCTTGTCCAAGATGAACCTTCGCTAGATGGAG ATGGCCAACCTCTCAATACACTGGAAGAGATTGTGGAGCAGGAAGAGACAACAGCCTCTGTGGTCCTGGACTCCACAAGTGATGACTATGGGGATGACAGCAGCCTCAACCTGTCAGCAGACATCTCCTTGGACTCTAAAATAATAGAGGCGGGGTCTCCGCACCTGGATGCCCCGGACGCAAAGATGGACACTTCCCAACCGTCTGAGAGCAGGGACACCGCAGGGGAAGATCAGTCTTGTGATCTGTCCTCAGATGGCAA ACTAGTGAAGAGCACATTGAACAACACTGATTGCCCGCATCCGATGCTAAGAGCTGAGATGGACACATCTGAACACGCAGAGGCCG gtTCAAAAATCCCTCCATGTAAAGCTGTGGAAATGGGTGTCCAGACATGCTTGCCATGTGAAGATTCAGCAACACAGGATAGGGTCAAAGATCAAATCAGTACTGCCAGCTCTCCAACCATTAGCCCACCACCAGCCCAGTGGGGGCAGACAGAATCACAGGAAGCGGATCCACTGGGCACTAACCTCTCCCGTGGTCAACATCCTGCGGCCGCCAGTAGCCCTTCTGAAGATGCCCAGGTCCAGACTGATCTCACGCCGCCATGTCTAGTGTCACCGCCTCAACAACAGGAAGTGCCCCTCCCTGCTAAAGCCTTTAGTTTTGGACCGGTGAGCCAGAAGAGAGACATGGCCACATCCACCGAGCTGATCCCTGCTGACCCCACCGAAGCCAAGTTCTCTTCTGCCTCAGTAGCGCCTCAGTGCCAAAAGTCCACTCAAAGTGCCCCGGCCCCTCCGAAGCCATCCAACGAGTTGACCAGGGACTACATCCCCAAGGTGGGAATGACTACGTACACCATTGTGCCCCAGAAGACTCTGGAGAAACTGCGATATTTTGAGGTGGCGCTGACGTTGGAGTCCCCACTCGTAGCCAAAGGGAAGGAAGTAGATATTGGTTCAATTGGCCTCCAAGACTGTTCCTCACAGGCTGGGCTGTTACAGGTCACCGCAGAACCAAAACCTTTGCAGTCTTCTATACCTAGGGAATATCCTCAGCCAATCAACAGCACTGCTACTACTGTTATTACTActaatactaatactactactgctaGTGAGAGCACTGTAAATGGCAATGAGATTGAGCCTGTAAACTCCCCCTCAACACCAACAACTAAACTTCCTGTAGGAGATGTCCAGATTCCACCCCCCCCTAGTGGAGACCAAGCAGGCTCCACAGCAGAGGTCAAAGAGAGGAGGATTCCACCCGCAATAAAACCGAAGCCTGGCTCTTTCCGTTTGCCACAGCACAAACGAACACCTGGCTATTATGTAACGTCAGCTGCAGTGAAAAGTTTGAGCACCAGTCCTGGCCAGAGGGAGGCTCCAGGCAGTCTGGTGACAGCAACAGGAGCAGCAGCCACGCAGGTCCTGCAGCCTGTGGAGGAGGGAAGcttcccccctcctcctccgccAGTGCATTGGGAGAGCGAGACGTCAGAGGGCGCTGATGTAGTTGCAGTGGAGCTGGGGCCTGAGGAGAGGGGGAACAGGAGAGGTCTGTCCCCAGGGTCCAGTCCCACCGGACCTCCCCTATCCCCAGGCCTGACCCTGGAGAAGCTGAGGGGTTTCACCACTCCGAAACCCTACACTCCTACCACCCCGTCCCGCTTTGCCCAGGCCGTCTCCTCTGCCGTCCGACGATCCCAGTCCCTTTCATCTGGATCCACCTCGCCCTCTCCTCTATCGCCAACATTCAACCCAATCACAAGCCGCTTTTCACTTGTTGATCCTAAAGGACCGCAGGGGCCTAAG GATAGAGAGGAGGACAATGGCTTGGAGCTCCAGGCAGAAGGGAACCTGAATGGTGGCCTGGCTAGGGACAACATGACTGTTCAGATGGCAGGCCATAATGATTCTTCTGAGCAGCGCACATGCGGAGAAAAACTGAAACGAAACGGAGCTACAGGCACA GAGCCTGATGTCTTCCCTTGA
- the cobll1b gene encoding cordon-bleu protein-like 1b isoform X3 gives MRFLGFWTTKQHFKRVSTKSKAPSPPVPLKGLDSAGLSQRHSVAGYPLMAMDQKENLLDEDLTLVVVLPGGVEKMTTVHGSKPMMDLLVMLCAKYHLNPSGHTIELVTTNRNHIKFKPNALIGTLEAERILLKPKGIDDKNKKPGHQMPEATVRLVINYKKTQKTILRVSPRVPLEDLLPAICEKCEFDQQSTVLLRDAQSEDPLDLTCTLNDFAIREVYARDSKAMYSADTPVSPTTPTTPTPLGYSDTIPRSKDKIQKEKENKGLFSLFRRSKKKSEQGRTASAPASPVFPNKPRPLSMSSISAHSSTFNCSTMQSDTPKKRRAPLPPMQGSQSCPSNLSHRQRPISASESETQMDGDQMAGLSRSSESSLKRTKRKAPPPPSSPGVLVQDEPSLDGDGQPLNTLEEIVEQEETTASVVLDSTSDDYGDDSSLNLSADISLDSKIIEAGSPHLDAPDAKMDTSQPSESRDTAGEDQSCDLSSDGKLVKSTLNNTDCPHPMLRAEMDTSEHAEAGSKIPPCKAVEMGVQTCLPCEDSATQDRVKDQISTASSPTISPPPAQWGQTESQEADPLGTNLSRGQHPAAASSPSEDAQVQTDLTPPCLVSPPQQQEVPLPAKAFSFGPVSQKRDMATSTELIPADPTEAKFSSASVAPQCQKSTQSAPAPPKPSNELTRDYIPKVGMTTYTIVPQKTLEKLRYFEVALTLESPLVAKGKEVDIGSIGLQDCSSQAGLLQVTAEPKPLQSSIPREYPQPINSTATTVITTNTNTTTASESTVNGNEIEPVNSPSTPTTKLPVGDVQIPPPPSGDQAGSTAEVKERRIPPAIKPKPGSFRLPQHKRTPGYYVTSAAVKSLSTSPGQREAPGSLVTATGAAATQVLQPVEEGSFPPPPPPVHWESETSEGADVVAVELGPEERGNRRGLSPGSSPTGPPLSPGLTLEKLRGFTTPKPYTPTTPSRFAQAVSSAVRRSQSLSSGSTSPSPLSPTFNPITSRFSLVDPKGPQGPKDREEDNGLELQAEGNLNGGLARDNMTVQMAGHNDSSEQRTCGEKLKRNGATGTEPDVFP, from the exons ATGCGTTTCTTGGGCTTCTGGACGACCAAGCAACATTTTAAACG AGTGTCAACCAAGAGCAAAGCCCCATCTCCCCCAGTACCACTGAAGGGCCTGGATAGTGCTGGCCTTTCGCAGAGACACTCTGTAGCAGGATATCCGCTGATGGCCATGGACCAGAAGGAGAATCTTCTTGACGAGGACCTGACCCTGGTCGTGGTTCTGCCAGGCGGAGTGGAGAAGATGACCACTGTCCACGGCAG TAAGCCCATGATGGATTTGTTAGTGATGCTTTGTGCTAAGTACCACCTGAACCCATCAGGCCACACCATAGAACTGGTCACCACTAACAGAAATCACATCAAGTTCAAACCCAACGCTCTGATCGGGACCCTGGAGGCGGAACGGATCCTGCTCAAGCCTAAAGGAATCGATGACAAGAATAAGAAGCCTGGCCATCAGATGCCAGAG GCAACCGTCCGTCTGGTAATAAACTATAAAAAGACCCAGAAGACTATTCTAAGAGTCAGCCCTCGGGTCCCTCTTGAAGACCTCTTACCAGCTATTTGTGAGAAATGTGAATTTGACCAACAGAGCACTGTTTTATTGAGAGATGCCCAATCGGAGGATCCGTTGGATTTGACATGTACACTAAATGACTTTGCAATAAGGGAGGTCTATGCAAGAGACTCAAAAG CCATGTACTCCGCGGACACACCTGTCTCTCCTACCACCCCTACAACTCCGACACCTCTGGGTTATTCAG ACACCATTCCACGCAGTAAAGACAAAATCCAGAAGGAGAAGGAAAACAAGGGATTGTTCAGTCTATTCAGGAGAAGTAAGAAGAAATCGGAGCAG GGGAGGACTGCCAGTGCCCCGGCGTCCCCGGTCTTCCCAAACAAGCCTAGACCTCTCAGTATGAGCTCGATCAGcgcccactcctccacctttAACTGCAGCACCATGCAGTCTGACACGCCAAAAAAAAGACGGGCTCCTCTGCCCCCCATGCAGGGGTCCCAGAGCTGCCCCTCTAACCTCAGCCATCGGCAGAGACCCATCTCCGCCTCGGAGTCCGAGACCCAAATGGACGGCGACCAG ATGGCTGGTctgagtcgcagctccgaatcTTCTTTGAAGAGGACAAAGCGCAAGGCTCCACCGCCACCCTCCTCTCCTGGAGTGCTTGTCCAAGATGAACCTTCGCTAGATGGAG ATGGCCAACCTCTCAATACACTGGAAGAGATTGTGGAGCAGGAAGAGACAACAGCCTCTGTGGTCCTGGACTCCACAAGTGATGACTATGGGGATGACAGCAGCCTCAACCTGTCAGCAGACATCTCCTTGGACTCTAAAATAATAGAGGCGGGGTCTCCGCACCTGGATGCCCCGGACGCAAAGATGGACACTTCCCAACCGTCTGAGAGCAGGGACACCGCAGGGGAAGATCAGTCTTGTGATCTGTCCTCAGATGGCAA ACTAGTGAAGAGCACATTGAACAACACTGATTGCCCGCATCCGATGCTAAGAGCTGAGATGGACACATCTGAACACGCAGAGGCCG gtTCAAAAATCCCTCCATGTAAAGCTGTGGAAATGGGTGTCCAGACATGCTTGCCATGTGAAGATTCAGCAACACAGGATAGGGTCAAAGATCAAATCAGTACTGCCAGCTCTCCAACCATTAGCCCACCACCAGCCCAGTGGGGGCAGACAGAATCACAGGAAGCGGATCCACTGGGCACTAACCTCTCCCGTGGTCAACATCCTGCGGCCGCCAGTAGCCCTTCTGAAGATGCCCAGGTCCAGACTGATCTCACGCCGCCATGTCTAGTGTCACCGCCTCAACAACAGGAAGTGCCCCTCCCTGCTAAAGCCTTTAGTTTTGGACCGGTGAGCCAGAAGAGAGACATGGCCACATCCACCGAGCTGATCCCTGCTGACCCCACCGAAGCCAAGTTCTCTTCTGCCTCAGTAGCGCCTCAGTGCCAAAAGTCCACTCAAAGTGCCCCGGCCCCTCCGAAGCCATCCAACGAGTTGACCAGGGACTACATCCCCAAGGTGGGAATGACTACGTACACCATTGTGCCCCAGAAGACTCTGGAGAAACTGCGATATTTTGAGGTGGCGCTGACGTTGGAGTCCCCACTCGTAGCCAAAGGGAAGGAAGTAGATATTGGTTCAATTGGCCTCCAAGACTGTTCCTCACAGGCTGGGCTGTTACAGGTCACCGCAGAACCAAAACCTTTGCAGTCTTCTATACCTAGGGAATATCCTCAGCCAATCAACAGCACTGCTACTACTGTTATTACTActaatactaatactactactgctaGTGAGAGCACTGTAAATGGCAATGAGATTGAGCCTGTAAACTCCCCCTCAACACCAACAACTAAACTTCCTGTAGGAGATGTCCAGATTCCACCCCCCCCTAGTGGAGACCAAGCAGGCTCCACAGCAGAGGTCAAAGAGAGGAGGATTCCACCCGCAATAAAACCGAAGCCTGGCTCTTTCCGTTTGCCACAGCACAAACGAACACCTGGCTATTATGTAACGTCAGCTGCAGTGAAAAGTTTGAGCACCAGTCCTGGCCAGAGGGAGGCTCCAGGCAGTCTGGTGACAGCAACAGGAGCAGCAGCCACGCAGGTCCTGCAGCCTGTGGAGGAGGGAAGcttcccccctcctcctccgccAGTGCATTGGGAGAGCGAGACGTCAGAGGGCGCTGATGTAGTTGCAGTGGAGCTGGGGCCTGAGGAGAGGGGGAACAGGAGAGGTCTGTCCCCAGGGTCCAGTCCCACCGGACCTCCCCTATCCCCAGGCCTGACCCTGGAGAAGCTGAGGGGTTTCACCACTCCGAAACCCTACACTCCTACCACCCCGTCCCGCTTTGCCCAGGCCGTCTCCTCTGCCGTCCGACGATCCCAGTCCCTTTCATCTGGATCCACCTCGCCCTCTCCTCTATCGCCAACATTCAACCCAATCACAAGCCGCTTTTCACTTGTTGATCCTAAAGGACCGCAGGGGCCTAAG GATAGAGAGGAGGACAATGGCTTGGAGCTCCAGGCAGAAGGGAACCTGAATGGTGGCCTGGCTAGGGACAACATGACTGTTCAGATGGCAGGCCATAATGATTCTTCTGAGCAGCGCACATGCGGAGAAAAACTGAAACGAAACGGAGCTACAGGCACA GAGCCTGATGTCTTCCCTTGA
- the cobll1b gene encoding cordon-bleu protein-like 1b isoform X2, which translates to MIWAWHKVGLRGRLCSNRHSGCALTGVAAKSYYETRGDGRVSTKSKAPSPPVPLKGLDSAGLSQRHSVAGYPLMAMDQKENLLDEDLTLVVVLPGGVEKMTTVHGSKPMMDLLVMLCAKYHLNPSGHTIELVTTNRNHIKFKPNALIGTLEAERILLKPKGIDDKNKKPGHQMPEATVRLVINYKKTQKTILRVSPRVPLEDLLPAICEKCEFDQQSTVLLRDAQSEDPLDLTCTLNDFAIREVYARDSKAMYSADTPVSPTTPTTPTPLGYSDTIPRSKDKIQKEKENKGLFSLFRRSKKKSEQGRTASAPASPVFPNKPRPLSMSSISAHSSTFNCSTMQSDTPKKRRAPLPPMQGSQSCPSNLSHRQRPISASESETQMDGDQMAGLSRSSESSLKRTKRKAPPPPSSPGVLVQDEPSLDGDGQPLNTLEEIVEQEETTASVVLDSTSDDYGDDSSLNLSADISLDSKIIEAGSPHLDAPDAKMDTSQPSESRDTAGEDQSCDLSSDGKLVKSTLNNTDCPHPMLRAEMDTSEHAEAGSKIPPCKAVEMGVQTCLPCEDSATQDRVKDQISTASSPTISPPPAQWGQTESQEADPLGTNLSRGQHPAAASSPSEDAQVQTDLTPPCLVSPPQQQEVPLPAKAFSFGPVSQKRDMATSTELIPADPTEAKFSSASVAPQCQKSTQSAPAPPKPSNELTRDYIPKVGMTTYTIVPQKTLEKLRYFEVALTLESPLVAKGKEVDIGSIGLQDCSSQAGLLQVTAEPKPLQSSIPREYPQPINSTATTVITTNTNTTTASESTVNGNEIEPVNSPSTPTTKLPVGDVQIPPPPSGDQAGSTAEVKERRIPPAIKPKPGSFRLPQHKRTPGYYVTSAAVKSLSTSPGQREAPGSLVTATGAAATQVLQPVEEGSFPPPPPPVHWESETSEGADVVAVELGPEERGNRRGLSPGSSPTGPPLSPGLTLEKLRGFTTPKPYTPTTPSRFAQAVSSAVRRSQSLSSGSTSPSPLSPTFNPITSRFSLVDPKGPQGPKDREEDNGLELQAEGNLNGGLARDNMTVQMAGHNDSSEQRTCGEKLKRNGATGTEPDVFP; encoded by the exons ATGATATGGGCGTGGCATAAGGTAGGCCTACGCGGTCGGCTGTGCTCTAACAGGCATAGTGGCTGTGCTCTAACAGGCGTAGCGGCAAAGTCTTACTATGAAACCAGGGGAGATGGCAG AGTGTCAACCAAGAGCAAAGCCCCATCTCCCCCAGTACCACTGAAGGGCCTGGATAGTGCTGGCCTTTCGCAGAGACACTCTGTAGCAGGATATCCGCTGATGGCCATGGACCAGAAGGAGAATCTTCTTGACGAGGACCTGACCCTGGTCGTGGTTCTGCCAGGCGGAGTGGAGAAGATGACCACTGTCCACGGCAG TAAGCCCATGATGGATTTGTTAGTGATGCTTTGTGCTAAGTACCACCTGAACCCATCAGGCCACACCATAGAACTGGTCACCACTAACAGAAATCACATCAAGTTCAAACCCAACGCTCTGATCGGGACCCTGGAGGCGGAACGGATCCTGCTCAAGCCTAAAGGAATCGATGACAAGAATAAGAAGCCTGGCCATCAGATGCCAGAG GCAACCGTCCGTCTGGTAATAAACTATAAAAAGACCCAGAAGACTATTCTAAGAGTCAGCCCTCGGGTCCCTCTTGAAGACCTCTTACCAGCTATTTGTGAGAAATGTGAATTTGACCAACAGAGCACTGTTTTATTGAGAGATGCCCAATCGGAGGATCCGTTGGATTTGACATGTACACTAAATGACTTTGCAATAAGGGAGGTCTATGCAAGAGACTCAAAAG CCATGTACTCCGCGGACACACCTGTCTCTCCTACCACCCCTACAACTCCGACACCTCTGGGTTATTCAG ACACCATTCCACGCAGTAAAGACAAAATCCAGAAGGAGAAGGAAAACAAGGGATTGTTCAGTCTATTCAGGAGAAGTAAGAAGAAATCGGAGCAG GGGAGGACTGCCAGTGCCCCGGCGTCCCCGGTCTTCCCAAACAAGCCTAGACCTCTCAGTATGAGCTCGATCAGcgcccactcctccacctttAACTGCAGCACCATGCAGTCTGACACGCCAAAAAAAAGACGGGCTCCTCTGCCCCCCATGCAGGGGTCCCAGAGCTGCCCCTCTAACCTCAGCCATCGGCAGAGACCCATCTCCGCCTCGGAGTCCGAGACCCAAATGGACGGCGACCAG ATGGCTGGTctgagtcgcagctccgaatcTTCTTTGAAGAGGACAAAGCGCAAGGCTCCACCGCCACCCTCCTCTCCTGGAGTGCTTGTCCAAGATGAACCTTCGCTAGATGGAG ATGGCCAACCTCTCAATACACTGGAAGAGATTGTGGAGCAGGAAGAGACAACAGCCTCTGTGGTCCTGGACTCCACAAGTGATGACTATGGGGATGACAGCAGCCTCAACCTGTCAGCAGACATCTCCTTGGACTCTAAAATAATAGAGGCGGGGTCTCCGCACCTGGATGCCCCGGACGCAAAGATGGACACTTCCCAACCGTCTGAGAGCAGGGACACCGCAGGGGAAGATCAGTCTTGTGATCTGTCCTCAGATGGCAA ACTAGTGAAGAGCACATTGAACAACACTGATTGCCCGCATCCGATGCTAAGAGCTGAGATGGACACATCTGAACACGCAGAGGCCG gtTCAAAAATCCCTCCATGTAAAGCTGTGGAAATGGGTGTCCAGACATGCTTGCCATGTGAAGATTCAGCAACACAGGATAGGGTCAAAGATCAAATCAGTACTGCCAGCTCTCCAACCATTAGCCCACCACCAGCCCAGTGGGGGCAGACAGAATCACAGGAAGCGGATCCACTGGGCACTAACCTCTCCCGTGGTCAACATCCTGCGGCCGCCAGTAGCCCTTCTGAAGATGCCCAGGTCCAGACTGATCTCACGCCGCCATGTCTAGTGTCACCGCCTCAACAACAGGAAGTGCCCCTCCCTGCTAAAGCCTTTAGTTTTGGACCGGTGAGCCAGAAGAGAGACATGGCCACATCCACCGAGCTGATCCCTGCTGACCCCACCGAAGCCAAGTTCTCTTCTGCCTCAGTAGCGCCTCAGTGCCAAAAGTCCACTCAAAGTGCCCCGGCCCCTCCGAAGCCATCCAACGAGTTGACCAGGGACTACATCCCCAAGGTGGGAATGACTACGTACACCATTGTGCCCCAGAAGACTCTGGAGAAACTGCGATATTTTGAGGTGGCGCTGACGTTGGAGTCCCCACTCGTAGCCAAAGGGAAGGAAGTAGATATTGGTTCAATTGGCCTCCAAGACTGTTCCTCACAGGCTGGGCTGTTACAGGTCACCGCAGAACCAAAACCTTTGCAGTCTTCTATACCTAGGGAATATCCTCAGCCAATCAACAGCACTGCTACTACTGTTATTACTActaatactaatactactactgctaGTGAGAGCACTGTAAATGGCAATGAGATTGAGCCTGTAAACTCCCCCTCAACACCAACAACTAAACTTCCTGTAGGAGATGTCCAGATTCCACCCCCCCCTAGTGGAGACCAAGCAGGCTCCACAGCAGAGGTCAAAGAGAGGAGGATTCCACCCGCAATAAAACCGAAGCCTGGCTCTTTCCGTTTGCCACAGCACAAACGAACACCTGGCTATTATGTAACGTCAGCTGCAGTGAAAAGTTTGAGCACCAGTCCTGGCCAGAGGGAGGCTCCAGGCAGTCTGGTGACAGCAACAGGAGCAGCAGCCACGCAGGTCCTGCAGCCTGTGGAGGAGGGAAGcttcccccctcctcctccgccAGTGCATTGGGAGAGCGAGACGTCAGAGGGCGCTGATGTAGTTGCAGTGGAGCTGGGGCCTGAGGAGAGGGGGAACAGGAGAGGTCTGTCCCCAGGGTCCAGTCCCACCGGACCTCCCCTATCCCCAGGCCTGACCCTGGAGAAGCTGAGGGGTTTCACCACTCCGAAACCCTACACTCCTACCACCCCGTCCCGCTTTGCCCAGGCCGTCTCCTCTGCCGTCCGACGATCCCAGTCCCTTTCATCTGGATCCACCTCGCCCTCTCCTCTATCGCCAACATTCAACCCAATCACAAGCCGCTTTTCACTTGTTGATCCTAAAGGACCGCAGGGGCCTAAG GATAGAGAGGAGGACAATGGCTTGGAGCTCCAGGCAGAAGGGAACCTGAATGGTGGCCTGGCTAGGGACAACATGACTGTTCAGATGGCAGGCCATAATGATTCTTCTGAGCAGCGCACATGCGGAGAAAAACTGAAACGAAACGGAGCTACAGGCACA GAGCCTGATGTCTTCCCTTGA